In one window of Mytilus trossulus isolate FHL-02 chromosome 7, PNRI_Mtr1.1.1.hap1, whole genome shotgun sequence DNA:
- the LOC134725008 gene encoding uncharacterized protein LOC134725008, whose protein sequence is MDTEGIENDIELISEWPIIQDAKPLYKGSTKTDKNLQDKPNEAEFDSKRTFDYSNEITSNCKRSTEAPVLDTHLKKRKYSGEKESLANTALAKWWRRNQSQCGTVDTAAVKGCHPNTLIKVIARSPAGKQFIQDEIQRLRKQLMQDAVSADVHAALGSFLEKQGDIIEALYHLDMAVKGEPEEKEYKWLLQKLKRILKIKTIQEEGLQRVKPGLEFPSYKQVERISANDLTVEDFYHNYECTSTPVIITNIQMTRVPWTLNHVKEIAGNCTVTLKKPVKQSVEWARLENSQTVPVSAYIDQIEDNTLEEPLYLFDWSIPINCPLLAEELTIPKYFAGDFLKRTDEGSLYKDSWPSLFVAPEGITSELHVDAFGSNFWMALYQGKKRWVFFPQSNVPYLYPEYDHSLDPVFAVDLSKPDLTRYPLLQLTTPIECVLEPGDVLFVPAGCPHRVENLETSVAISSNFVDQSNFALVKQELKINALIDIRSEELLRQFDNENFNDKMDMHIEDKVFCRYKDVKN, encoded by the exons ATGGATACAGAAGGAATTGAAAACGATATAGAATTAATCAGTGAGTGGCCCATAATCCAAGATGCTAAACCACTCTACAAAGGTTCAActaaaactgataaaaatttGCAAGACAAGCCAAATGAAGCTGAGTTTGATTCAAAGAGAACATTTGACTATTCAAATGAAATTACTAGCAACTGCAAAAGGAGTACAGAAGCACCAGTATTAGATactcatctgaaaaaaaggaagTACAGCGGGGAAAAAGAAAGTCTTGCCAACACTGCTTTAGCTAAATGGTGGCGACGTAACCAATCTCAATGTGGAACTGTAGATACTGCAGCTGTTAAAGGATGTCATCCAAATACTTTAATAAAGGTGATTGCAAG GTCACCAGCTGGTAAACAATTCATTCAGGATGAAATACAAAGGTTAAGAAAGCAGTTAATGCAAGATGCAGTCTCTGCAGATGTACATGCTGCTCTGGGGTCTTTTCTGGAAAAACAGGGTGATATTATAGAGGCATTATATCACCTAGATATGGCAGTTAAAGGGGAACCAGAGG aaaaagaatataaatggttattacagaaattaaaaagaattttgaaaatcaagacAATACAAGAGGAAGGTCTGCAAAGAGTCAAACCAGGATTAGAGTTTCCTTCATACAAACAG GTTGAAAGAATATCAGCAAACGATTTGACAGTTGAAGATTTCTACCACAATTATGAATGTACCAGTACTCCAGTTATAATAACTAATATACAGATGACCAGAGTACCATGGACATTAAATCATGTTAAGGAGATAGCAG GAAACTGTACTGTTACCCTTAAGAAACCAGTCAAACAGTCAGTAGAATGGGCAAGATTAGAGAACAGTCAGACAGTTCCTGTGTCAGCCTACATTGATCAGATTGAAGATAATACATTGGAGGAGCCTTTGTACCTGTTTGACTGGAGTATACCTATCAACTGTCCACTATTAGCAGAGGAGTTGACCATACCCAAGTATTTTGCAG GTGATTTTCTGAAAAGGACTGATGAAGGAAGTTTATATAAAGATAGTTGGCCGAGCTTGTTTGTTGCACCAGAGGGAATAACTAGTGAATTACATGTTGATGCTTTTGGTTCCAATTTTTGGATGGCATTATATCAAGGGAAAAAAAG ATGGGTATTTTTTCCACAGTCTAATGTACCTTATTTATACCCAGAGTATGATCACAGTTTAGACCCTGTATTTGCTGTTGACTTATCCAAGCCAGACCTTACCAGATATCCACTGTTACAGCTAACTACACCTATAGAATGTGTTCTAGAACCag GTGATGTTTTATTTGTACCTGCTGGATGTCCTCATCGTGTAGAGAACCTGGAAACATCAGTAGCTATCTCATCAAATTTTGTTGATCAATCAAATTTTGCTCTGGTAAAACAGGAGTTAAAGATCAATGCACTTATAGACATCAGATCAGAAGAACTTCTTAGGCAGTTTGATAATGAAAACTTTAATGATAAAATGGATATGCATATAGAGGAcaaagtcttttgtagatataaAGATGTTAAAAACTga